One region of Turicibacter bilis genomic DNA includes:
- a CDS encoding ABC transporter permease, with protein sequence MYVLKNALKSVSRSMGRNILIGIIVLVISISCCIGLSIRQAAESARTQTLDSMSVTAQISVDRQAMMQQMMNNGNGEGRFDKSAFTQVSSLSIDEMQIYAEADSVKSFYYTSTISLNGTDEFEAISTTSSRSESSIDSMMGKAGMEMPGMDSGKGGGFQKGGMGVQGDFTIIGYSSDEAMTDFVAGTSTLIDGKMFEEGTELLDCVISDELAIYNDLAVGDTITVVNPNHEEEIYTLNVVGIYNNSQSTTSSSEVMQGFSAASDPANRIYMSYNAVQAIAKASEEGAVVSTDETTGMETTTAIPSQVSGTYVFANVDEYYTFESEVRDLGLDETYTVSSTDLAAYEQSLLPLENLSQMAGYFLAVVFGIGAIILVVLNIFNVRERKYEIGVLTAIGMKKGKVAMQFLVESFVVTLVALVIGAGIGAMSSVPVTNTLLASQIEAQSNNMMQTEASFGRPTSGAMGGMTGIIGGKGQAMAAVDYISNVTSATDFTVLMQLLGIGIVLTLVASVVSIIFITRYEPLRILSNRD encoded by the coding sequence ATGTATGTATTGAAAAATGCATTGAAGAGTGTTTCACGCTCCATGGGAAGAAATATTTTAATTGGAATTATTGTTTTAGTCATTTCAATTTCATGTTGTATCGGGCTATCTATTCGCCAAGCTGCGGAAAGTGCAAGAACACAGACGTTAGATTCAATGAGTGTTACTGCTCAAATTTCAGTCGATCGTCAAGCGATGATGCAGCAAATGATGAATAATGGTAATGGTGAAGGTAGATTTGATAAATCAGCATTTACTCAGGTTTCAAGTTTATCAATTGATGAGATGCAAATTTATGCCGAAGCGGATTCGGTTAAATCGTTCTATTATACATCAACGATTTCATTAAATGGAACAGATGAATTTGAAGCTATCTCAACGACAAGTTCACGTTCTGAATCATCGATAGATTCGATGATGGGGAAAGCTGGTATGGAAATGCCAGGAATGGATAGTGGAAAAGGTGGCGGATTCCAAAAAGGTGGAATGGGTGTACAAGGTGATTTCACGATTATTGGATATAGTTCAGATGAAGCGATGACAGACTTTGTAGCAGGAACTTCAACGTTAATAGATGGAAAAATGTTTGAAGAAGGAACAGAGTTATTAGATTGTGTGATTTCAGATGAATTAGCTATTTATAATGATTTAGCTGTAGGAGATACGATTACAGTAGTCAATCCAAATCATGAAGAGGAAATTTATACGTTAAACGTTGTTGGAATTTATAATAACAGTCAATCAACCACTTCAAGTAGTGAAGTGATGCAAGGATTCTCAGCAGCTAGTGATCCAGCGAATCGTATTTATATGAGTTACAACGCTGTTCAGGCGATTGCTAAAGCTTCAGAAGAAGGGGCAGTTGTTTCAACTGATGAAACAACGGGTATGGAAACAACAACGGCTATTCCATCTCAAGTTTCAGGAACATATGTCTTTGCAAATGTTGATGAATATTATACGTTTGAATCAGAAGTACGCGATTTAGGATTAGATGAAACCTATACCGTTTCATCAACTGATTTAGCAGCTTATGAACAAAGTTTATTACCATTAGAAAACTTAAGTCAAATGGCGGGTTATTTCTTAGCCGTTGTGTTTGGAATTGGCGCAATCATTTTAGTGGTTTTAAATATTTTTAATGTTCGTGAACGTAAGTATGAAATTGGAGTTTTAACTGCCATTGGAATGAAAAAAGGGAAAGTTGCGATGCAATTTTTAGTGGAAAGTTTTGTAGTCACATTAGTAGCGTTAGTGATTGGAGCAGGAATTGGGGCGATGTCATCCGTTCCAGTAACAAATACATTATTAGCTTCTCAAATTGAAGCTCAAAGTAATAATATGATGCAAACTGAGGCTTCATTTGGTCGTCCAACATCAGGAGCGATGGGAGGGATGACTGGAATCATTGGTGGTAAAGGGCAGGCGATGGCAGCTGTTGATTATATTTCAAACGTTACGTCAGCCACTGATTTCACGGTATTAATGCAGTTACTAGGAATCGGTATTGTCTTAACGTTAGTTGCAAGTGTTGTTTCGATTATTTTCATTACACGTTATGAACCGTTAAGAATTTTATCAAATCGTGACTAA
- a CDS encoding heavy metal-binding domain-containing protein: MLIVTTETIVGKEILEVKGLVRGSTIRSKHLGNDIAAAFKNLAGGELNSYNDMLTEARQIAIGRMVEDAEAKGANAIIGMRLMSSSVMSGAAEMVAYGTAVVIND; this comes from the coding sequence ATGTTAATTGTAACAACAGAAACTATTGTAGGAAAAGAAATTTTAGAAGTGAAGGGATTAGTACGTGGAAGCACGATTCGTTCAAAACATTTAGGGAATGATATTGCAGCGGCTTTTAAAAACTTAGCAGGTGGGGAATTAAATAGCTATAACGATATGCTGACAGAAGCGCGTCAAATTGCGATTGGGCGAATGGTTGAAGATGCTGAGGCAAAAGGAGCAAATGCGATTATTGGGATGCGATTAATGTCATCATCAGTGATGAGTGGAGCAGCAGAAATGGTCGCTTACGGAACAGCTGTGGTCATCAATGATTAA
- a CDS encoding LysR family transcriptional regulator, with protein MTLQQLKYIIQVVQSGSISSAAQKLYITQPSLSKAIADLEKEMGITIFYRNNRGVYLSEDGIKFLSYARQVVEQAELLEQQYKLKTPVRRVFAISSQHYAFVVNAFVALVKEYGENKYEFSLRESRTFDIIEDVRTKRSELGIIFLSHFNREVIQRILQNDEMQFVPLFTAKPHVFVSRNNPLATRKKVMLEDLKEFPRLTYEQGINNSFYFSEELHSTIESPKNIIVSDRATLFNLLIGLNGYTISSGILSSDLNGTEIVSIPLQSDEMMEIGYIHPTDHPLSEMSERYLEHLRLYIAHYQSLV; from the coding sequence ATGACTTTACAACAGTTAAAATATATTATTCAAGTGGTGCAATCGGGTTCAATTAGCTCGGCTGCACAAAAGCTATATATTACACAACCGAGCCTTTCAAAAGCAATTGCCGATTTAGAAAAAGAAATGGGAATTACTATTTTCTATCGAAATAATCGGGGGGTATATTTATCAGAAGATGGTATTAAATTTCTCTCTTATGCAAGGCAAGTCGTTGAGCAGGCGGAATTGTTAGAACAACAATATAAGTTAAAAACACCTGTGCGACGAGTATTTGCTATCTCTTCACAGCACTATGCCTTTGTCGTGAATGCTTTCGTTGCGTTAGTTAAAGAATATGGAGAAAATAAATATGAATTTTCGCTACGCGAATCACGGACCTTTGATATTATCGAAGATGTCCGTACGAAAAGAAGTGAGCTAGGAATTATTTTTTTAAGCCATTTTAACCGTGAGGTGATTCAACGAATTTTACAAAACGATGAGATGCAATTTGTGCCTCTTTTCACAGCAAAACCACATGTGTTTGTCAGTCGAAACAACCCTCTTGCAACGCGTAAAAAAGTGATGTTAGAAGACTTAAAAGAATTCCCACGACTTACCTATGAACAGGGAATCAATAATTCATTCTATTTTTCTGAGGAGCTACACAGTACGATAGAAAGTCCTAAAAATATCATCGTCTCTGATCGGGCTACTTTATTTAATCTGTTAATCGGGTTAAATGGTTATACGATTTCTTCGGGTATTTTAAGTAGTGACTTAAATGGAACAGAAATTGTATCCATTCCACTTCAAAGCGATGAAATGATGGAGATTGGATATATCCATCCAACGGATCATCCGTTAAGTGAAATGAGTGAACGATATTTAGAACATTTACGCCTGTACATTGCACATTATCAATCTTTGGTATAG
- a CDS encoding 5-methyltetrahydropteroyltriglutamate--homocysteine S-methyltransferase has translation MSNTLTQRKHAPFRYDIVGSFLRPQALKSAREAFAKNEISAAQLTEVEDACIRNLVEKQLEAGLKSVTDGEFRRSYWHLDFMWGFDGIEHNTMDQGYIFHDEETRPDSARVCGKIKFTAHPFIHHFKFLKEVVGNRALVRQTIPAPSQFFAELVRADNEEHLNRIYPNREELYADLTQAYHDFILALYNEGCRHLQLDDCTWGMLCDSNFAKYFADAAGGLEQLQKLYLKLNNEAIADLPADLVVTTHVCRGNYHSTWASSGGYEPVSKTLFGKENVHGYYLEFDDDRSGDFRPLKEVSEEKLVVLGLITSKYPTPEDKSTIIARIKEASQYVPLERLCLSTQCGFASTEEGNILTEEEQWKKINLVREIAEEVWG, from the coding sequence ATGAGTAATACATTAACACAAAGAAAACATGCACCATTTCGATATGATATTGTAGGGAGCTTTCTTCGTCCACAAGCGTTAAAATCAGCGCGTGAAGCTTTTGCAAAAAATGAGATTAGTGCAGCACAACTTACAGAAGTTGAAGATGCTTGTATTCGTAACTTAGTGGAAAAACAACTTGAAGCGGGATTAAAATCAGTAACAGACGGGGAGTTCCGACGTAGCTATTGGCATCTTGATTTCATGTGGGGATTTGATGGAATCGAGCATAACACAATGGACCAAGGATACATCTTCCATGATGAAGAAACTCGTCCTGACTCTGCAAGAGTTTGCGGTAAAATAAAATTTACAGCTCATCCATTCATCCACCATTTTAAATTTTTAAAAGAAGTAGTTGGTAATCGTGCACTTGTTAGACAAACAATTCCTGCCCCTTCACAATTTTTTGCCGAGTTAGTTCGAGCAGATAATGAAGAGCATCTTAATCGTATTTATCCAAATCGTGAGGAACTTTATGCTGATTTAACACAAGCTTACCATGACTTTATTCTTGCATTATATAACGAAGGATGCCGTCATCTACAATTAGATGACTGTACATGGGGAATGCTTTGTGATAGCAATTTCGCAAAATATTTTGCAGATGCTGCAGGTGGTTTAGAACAATTACAAAAACTTTACTTAAAATTAAACAATGAGGCGATTGCAGATTTACCAGCTGACCTTGTAGTAACAACACATGTCTGTCGCGGAAACTACCACTCAACATGGGCAAGTAGCGGGGGATACGAACCAGTATCAAAAACATTATTCGGAAAAGAAAACGTGCATGGATATTACCTAGAGTTTGACGATGATCGTTCTGGAGATTTTAGACCATTAAAAGAAGTATCAGAAGAAAAACTTGTTGTTCTTGGTCTAATTACATCTAAATATCCAACACCTGAAGATAAATCAACAATTATTGCCCGAATCAAAGAAGCATCACAATACGTTCCATTAGAAAGATTATGCTTAAGTACTCAATGTGGATTTGCTTCAACGGAAGAAGGTAATATTTTAACTGAAGAAGAACAATGGAAAAAAATTAACTTAGTAAGAGAAATTGCAGAAGAAGTATGGGGATAA
- a CDS encoding ABC transporter ATP-binding protein — protein sequence MSVLKLENISFTYDKKPIFKNLNLQFEKGKVYAIVGKSGTGKTTLLSVLSGLAAPTSGNVYYKGQDVEKMNKYDFRSKYVGVVFQSFNLLTKFTAFENVSLSMDIANFNVNDKKQYVYDLLESVGLDREQANSRILKLSGGQQQRVAIARALSYQPEVILADEPTGNLDGETEAEIIKILRDLANQGKCVIIVTHTPAVAKAADHIYDLSKLKNAK from the coding sequence ATGTCAGTTTTAAAGCTTGAGAATATTAGTTTCACTTATGATAAAAAACCAATTTTTAAAAATCTAAACTTGCAGTTTGAAAAAGGAAAAGTTTATGCCATTGTTGGAAAGTCGGGAACTGGGAAAACAACGCTATTATCAGTGCTTTCAGGTTTAGCCGCTCCCACATCAGGAAACGTTTATTATAAAGGCCAAGATGTGGAGAAAATGAATAAGTATGACTTTCGTAGTAAATATGTTGGTGTTGTTTTTCAAAGCTTCAATCTATTAACAAAATTTACAGCTTTTGAGAATGTCAGTTTATCAATGGATATTGCAAACTTTAATGTGAATGATAAGAAACAATATGTGTATGATTTATTAGAAAGTGTTGGATTAGATAGAGAACAGGCTAATAGTCGTATTTTAAAACTATCTGGAGGGCAGCAACAACGTGTCGCCATTGCACGTGCTTTATCTTATCAACCAGAAGTCATTTTAGCAGATGAACCGACTGGAAACTTAGATGGAGAAACAGAGGCTGAAATTATTAAAATTCTAAGGGATTTAGCAAACCAAGGAAAATGTGTCATCATTGTTACTCATACTCCAGCAGTTGCTAAAGCGGCTGATCATATTTATGACTTGTCAAAATTAAAAAATGCAAAATAA
- a CDS encoding helix-turn-helix domain-containing protein gives MKGINIAKMIATKRKEKKITQDELAKYLGVSKAAISKWETGQSYPDITFLPILASYFNVSIDELIGYEPQMMKEEIKSLYQRLCHDFTTRPFNDVIEECQDIIRKYYSCFPLLFQMGVLIINHSMLDSNQTQKLNEQAKSLFERVKLNSEDVDLAKQAQMLEAYCCLLLNEPQEALVLLEGSQKPQLSGEVLQATAYQMLGQLDEAKSALQISLFKSLISIVEAFPMLLSLGGADQFEETVSRFMKVEEAFELRKLNPYVVMPILLVVAQGYVQLGKVEKALDYLDDYSKLCTYDFYPLKFRGTPFFDVIEDWYETFDLGNIVPRDEVLIKKSMKDALLQNPVFTVLHENERFIHLVNRLGE, from the coding sequence ATGAAAGGAATTAATATTGCTAAGATGATTGCAACGAAACGAAAAGAAAAGAAGATAACGCAAGATGAATTAGCAAAATATTTAGGTGTTTCTAAAGCGGCAATCTCTAAATGGGAAACCGGTCAGAGTTATCCGGATATTACATTTTTACCGATTTTAGCCTCATATTTTAATGTCAGTATTGATGAGTTAATAGGTTATGAGCCTCAAATGATGAAGGAGGAGATTAAATCTTTGTATCAACGACTTTGTCATGATTTTACGACTCGACCATTTAATGACGTCATTGAGGAATGTCAGGATATCATTCGAAAGTATTATTCGTGTTTTCCTTTATTATTTCAAATGGGCGTTTTAATCATTAATCATAGTATGTTAGATTCTAATCAAACACAAAAATTAAATGAGCAAGCTAAATCGTTATTTGAACGGGTGAAGTTAAATAGTGAGGATGTTGATTTGGCGAAGCAGGCGCAAATGCTTGAGGCGTATTGTTGCTTGCTGTTAAATGAGCCACAAGAAGCTTTAGTGTTATTAGAAGGAAGCCAAAAACCTCAACTATCAGGGGAAGTGTTACAGGCAACAGCCTATCAAATGCTTGGACAACTAGACGAGGCTAAATCGGCTTTACAAATTTCTCTGTTTAAAAGTTTAATTTCGATTGTCGAAGCTTTTCCAATGTTATTGTCATTAGGTGGAGCGGATCAATTTGAAGAGACAGTTTCAAGATTTATGAAGGTAGAAGAAGCTTTTGAATTGCGGAAGTTAAATCCTTATGTTGTTATGCCCATTTTATTAGTGGTAGCACAAGGGTATGTCCAACTTGGAAAAGTGGAAAAGGCACTTGATTACTTAGATGATTATTCAAAGTTATGTACCTATGATTTTTATCCTCTTAAATTTAGAGGCACGCCTTTTTTTGATGTGATTGAAGATTGGTATGAAACATTTGATCTTGGAAATATTGTGCCTCGTGATGAAGTGTTAATAAAAAAAAGCATGAAAGATGCATTATTACAAAATCCAGTCTTCACGGTATTGCATGAAAATGAACGCTTTATCCATTTAGTAAATCGATTAGGAGAGTGA